One segment of Streptosporangium brasiliense DNA contains the following:
- a CDS encoding SDR family oxidoreductase → MDLNGAAAIISGGASGLGEATARDLAAHGVTVVIADLNEERGKSLADELGGVFVKTDVSDEEQVQAAVDAAVATGKPLRIVVNSAGIGWATRTVNRDGSPHDLASYRKVIEVNLIGTFNLMRIGAAAVARTEPVDADGQRGVVVNTASVAALEGQTGQVAYSASKGGIVGMTVPAARDLAAVGIRVNTICPGIIDTPIYGFSPNAEEFKAKLVAPVVFPKRMGQPSEFAHLVRSLIENDYMNAETIRFDGGIRFQPK, encoded by the coding sequence ATGGACCTGAACGGAGCAGCAGCAATCATCTCGGGCGGTGCCAGCGGCCTCGGCGAGGCCACGGCCCGCGACCTCGCGGCGCACGGCGTCACCGTGGTCATCGCCGACCTCAACGAGGAGCGCGGCAAGTCCCTCGCCGACGAGCTCGGCGGGGTCTTCGTCAAGACCGACGTCTCCGACGAGGAACAGGTGCAGGCGGCCGTGGACGCGGCCGTGGCGACCGGCAAGCCGCTGCGCATCGTGGTGAACAGCGCGGGCATCGGCTGGGCCACCCGGACGGTGAACCGCGACGGATCGCCGCACGACCTGGCGTCCTACCGCAAGGTCATCGAGGTCAACCTGATCGGCACCTTCAACCTCATGCGCATCGGCGCCGCTGCCGTAGCCAGGACCGAGCCGGTCGACGCGGACGGCCAGCGCGGCGTGGTCGTCAACACCGCCTCCGTGGCCGCGCTGGAGGGCCAGACCGGACAGGTCGCGTACTCGGCGTCCAAGGGCGGCATCGTCGGCATGACCGTCCCGGCCGCCCGCGACCTGGCCGCCGTCGGCATCCGCGTCAACACGATCTGTCCGGGCATCATCGACACCCCCATCTACGGCTTCTCGCCCAACGCCGAGGAGTTCAAGGCCAAGCTCGTGGCGCCGGTGGTCTTCCCCAAGCGCATGGGCCAGCCGTCGGAGTTCGCCCACCTGGTCCGCTCGCTGATCGAGAACGACTACATGAACGCCGAGACCATCCGCTTCGACGGCGGCATCCGCTTCCAGCCCAAGTAG
- a CDS encoding STAS domain-containing protein: protein MKLRLARRAVGDAVVVAVEGELDLFTAPFLRDEVRDAIKLDSPRLVLDLAALSFMDSSGLSVLIEAWRLATGEGGGVCLAAPQGPVARILRTTGLDRRIKVYPDVGSAVGEI from the coding sequence ATGAAGCTACGGCTGGCTCGCCGCGCCGTTGGTGACGCCGTGGTGGTGGCAGTCGAGGGGGAGCTCGATCTGTTCACCGCCCCGTTCCTGCGAGACGAGGTCCGTGACGCCATCAAGCTCGACAGCCCGAGGCTGGTCCTCGACCTGGCCGCGCTGTCGTTCATGGACTCCAGCGGACTGTCGGTGCTGATCGAGGCATGGCGGCTGGCCACCGGGGAGGGCGGCGGGGTCTGCCTGGCCGCGCCGCAGGGTCCGGTGGCGCGGATCCTGCGCACGACGGGGCTCGACCGCCGGATAAAGGTCTACCCCGACGTCGGCAGCGCTGTGGGAGAGATTTAG
- a CDS encoding energy-coupling factor ABC transporter ATP-binding protein, protein MTPSLEVSRLAYAYPDGTQALFGVDFTIGRGERVALLGPNGAGKTTLVMHLNGILTAGHGTVAVAGLPVEKRSLKEIRRRVGLVFQDPDDQLFMPTVREDVAFGPANLGIGGEELQRRVKDALDRVGMLEAIDRPPHHLSFGQRRRVAVATVLAMEPEILVLDEPSSNLDPASRRELAEILRGLDVTVLMVTHDLPYALELCERSLILSGGVIAADGPTREILADAELLAAHRLELPYGFAPP, encoded by the coding sequence ATGACGCCCTCTCTTGAGGTGAGCCGCCTGGCTTACGCCTATCCGGACGGCACGCAGGCGCTGTTCGGCGTCGACTTCACGATCGGCCGCGGGGAGCGGGTCGCGCTGCTCGGGCCGAACGGCGCGGGCAAGACGACGCTGGTGATGCACCTCAACGGCATCCTGACCGCCGGGCACGGCACGGTGGCGGTGGCCGGGCTGCCGGTGGAGAAGCGCTCGCTCAAGGAGATCCGCAGGCGGGTCGGGCTGGTCTTCCAGGACCCCGACGACCAGCTCTTCATGCCGACCGTCCGGGAGGACGTGGCCTTCGGCCCGGCCAACCTCGGGATCGGCGGTGAGGAGCTGCAGCGCCGGGTCAAGGACGCCCTGGACCGCGTGGGCATGCTGGAGGCGATCGACCGGCCGCCGCACCACCTGTCCTTCGGCCAGCGCCGGCGGGTGGCGGTGGCGACCGTGCTGGCCATGGAGCCGGAGATCCTGGTGCTGGACGAGCCGTCGTCGAACCTGGACCCGGCCTCCCGCCGCGAGCTCGCCGAGATCCTGCGGGGCCTGGACGTGACGGTGCTGATGGTCACCCACGACCTGCCCTACGCGCTGGAGCTGTGCGAGCGTTCGCTCATCCTCTCCGGAGGCGTGATCGCCGCCGACGGGCCGACCCGGGAGATCCTCGCCGACGCCGAGCTGCTCGCCGCCCACCGGCTTGAGCTGCCGTACGGCTTCGCGCCGCCCTGA
- the cbiQ gene encoding cobalt ECF transporter T component CbiQ yields the protein MGAGHHHQLHLPGDTAVHRLPPQCKLAAVACFALVVVATPREWLWAFGLYALLLAAVALTARIPPPFLLRRMAVEIPFVLFAVALPVIGIGERVSFLGLSFSVAGLWAAWNILAKATLGVVASVLLAATTEPRLMLLGAQRLRLPPLLVQIAMFMLRYMDVIIDEMRRMRVARESRGFAARDVRHIPVIARSAGALFIRSYERGERVHLAMLSRGYSGSMPVIQDMSASSRQWLAAGMLPGAALVVLLGSWGLA from the coding sequence GTGGGCGCCGGTCACCATCACCAGCTCCACCTGCCGGGAGACACGGCCGTCCACCGGCTGCCGCCGCAGTGCAAGCTGGCGGCGGTGGCCTGCTTCGCCCTGGTGGTGGTGGCCACTCCACGCGAGTGGCTGTGGGCCTTCGGGCTCTACGCCCTGCTGCTGGCCGCGGTGGCGCTGACGGCGCGGATCCCGCCGCCCTTCCTGCTGCGGCGGATGGCGGTCGAGATCCCGTTCGTGCTGTTCGCGGTGGCGCTGCCGGTCATCGGGATCGGCGAGCGGGTGTCCTTCCTGGGGCTGTCGTTCAGCGTCGCGGGACTGTGGGCCGCCTGGAACATCCTGGCCAAGGCCACCCTGGGGGTGGTCGCGAGCGTCCTGCTGGCGGCCACCACCGAGCCCAGGCTGATGCTGCTGGGCGCGCAGCGGCTCAGGCTGCCGCCGCTGCTGGTGCAGATCGCCATGTTCATGCTCCGCTACATGGACGTGATCATCGACGAGATGCGCCGGATGCGGGTGGCCAGGGAGTCGCGGGGGTTCGCGGCCCGAGACGTCCGGCACATCCCGGTCATCGCCAGGTCGGCGGGCGCGCTGTTCATCCGGTCCTACGAGCGGGGCGAGCGGGTGCACCTGGCGATGCTCAGCCGCGGCTACAGTGGCTCGATGCCGGTCATCCAGGACATGTCCGCCTCGTCGCGTCAGTGGCTCGCCGCCGGTATGTTGCCGGGCGCGGCGCTGGTGGTGCTGCTGGGAAGCTGGGGACTGGCATGA
- a CDS encoding energy-coupling factor ABC transporter permease has product MHVPDGFFNVAVSLSAGAVAAAGVAVCLRGARRELDDRTAPMAGLVAAFIFAVQMLNFPVAAGTSGHLLGGALAAILVGPYTAVLCVAVVLLVQGFFFADGGLTALGVNITLMGIVAVLAGWAVFRLVTRSARSRPAVVAASFAAALVSVPASALAFTLLFWIGGTAPIEVGTVAAAMGGVHTLIGIGEGLITAVTVSTVLAIRPDLVYGARGLAAPLVLRGADGDAVVSQGAPAPAAARRPGWFLPAGVVVAALLAGIVSFYASSSPDGLERVAEDKGFSSQATDHALGEQPLADYGDVGGIPVGVAGLIGVGATLAVGGGLFFAVRRRTKGDSDRREEVSA; this is encoded by the coding sequence GTGCACGTACCCGATGGCTTTTTCAACGTAGCCGTGTCGCTCTCAGCCGGGGCCGTCGCGGCCGCCGGCGTCGCGGTCTGCCTGCGCGGCGCCCGCCGGGAGCTCGATGACCGGACCGCCCCCATGGCGGGCCTGGTCGCCGCCTTCATCTTCGCCGTGCAGATGCTCAACTTCCCGGTGGCCGCCGGCACCAGCGGCCACCTCCTCGGCGGCGCGCTCGCCGCGATCCTCGTCGGGCCCTACACGGCCGTCTTGTGCGTGGCCGTGGTCCTGCTCGTGCAGGGCTTCTTCTTCGCCGACGGCGGCCTGACCGCGCTGGGCGTCAACATCACCCTCATGGGCATCGTCGCCGTCCTGGCCGGCTGGGCGGTCTTCCGTCTGGTCACCCGGAGCGCGCGGAGCAGGCCCGCCGTCGTCGCCGCCTCCTTCGCCGCCGCGCTGGTCTCGGTGCCCGCCTCCGCGCTGGCCTTCACCCTGCTGTTCTGGATCGGGGGCACCGCGCCCATCGAGGTCGGCACGGTGGCCGCCGCCATGGGCGGTGTGCACACGCTCATCGGCATCGGCGAGGGCCTGATCACGGCGGTCACCGTCAGCACCGTGCTGGCGATCCGGCCCGACCTGGTCTACGGCGCGCGGGGGCTGGCCGCCCCGCTGGTCCTGCGCGGCGCCGACGGCGACGCCGTGGTCTCCCAGGGCGCCCCGGCCCCGGCCGCCGCCCGGCGTCCGGGCTGGTTCCTGCCCGCCGGCGTCGTGGTCGCGGCGCTGCTGGCCGGGATCGTCAGCTTCTACGCCTCCTCCTCACCCGACGGCCTGGAGCGGGTCGCCGAGGACAAGGGCTTCAGCAGCCAGGCCACCGACCACGCCCTCGGCGAGCAGCCCCTCGCCGACTACGGCGACGTGGGCGGCATCCCGGTCGGCGTGGCCGGCCTGATCGGCGTCGGGGCGACCCTCGCGGTCGGGGGCGGGCTGTTCTTCGCGGTGCGCCGCCGTACCAAGGGCGACAGCGACAGGCGCGAGGAGGTCTCGGCCTAG
- a CDS encoding glycosyltransferase family 2 protein has translation MIVPVHNCRPYLDRCLTSLLIQRVSREIVVVDDGSTDGSSELLDLYAAHHRNVIRIVRQRHSGGAGRPRNVGIAHARGRYVFFCDADDYLGPEALERMLAMADRNGSDMVLGKIVGHDRRAPVSMFRESADRVPLGESSVYNSLSCFKLFRREMLERHAIRFDETLLVGEDVVFTAHAYCHARVISVVADYDCYHLVARPDGSSIMQRPGSRDPVSWLRMIRRPIELVVAHVRPGALRDHLLRRHFRLDAFGSLGRPFLEAGEVQRKEIVAEVADMCDRWLTDGVRDRLPPIDRSRIAALQDIDRLVRLAHIESAAVRRELTELRWDGRGRLAISGRVGLSALGQGDRPELVVGGLALVLRMRRDGAEPAADLVVPVSGGCDGFTGLVDVGELPPGVWDVHVTVECEGITRLARLGAGRDGRIAQPVPRLVGGVIALPYFTRPHGNLSLDVGGHVMSVPASVRLTRTRWSLGHRLMLDGEVTVGTGTPGAHAVRRLVWRERWSGRERHERVAAGAGGVFAARQAAGRLGPGTWDAYLELDLGGPPARFRIEAEAEAIVPPRTWWRGLVRRSVRPYATAGKGRLSAVVRTSTPRTFMERMVR, from the coding sequence GTGATCGTTCCGGTCCACAACTGCCGTCCCTATCTCGACAGGTGCCTGACCTCCCTGCTGATCCAGCGGGTCAGCAGGGAGATCGTCGTGGTGGACGACGGCTCCACCGACGGCAGCTCCGAGCTGCTCGACCTCTACGCCGCCCACCACCGCAACGTCATCCGGATCGTCCGGCAGCGCCACTCCGGCGGCGCCGGCCGTCCGCGCAACGTCGGGATCGCGCACGCGCGCGGCAGATACGTGTTCTTCTGCGACGCCGACGACTACCTCGGCCCCGAGGCGCTGGAGCGGATGCTCGCGATGGCCGACCGCAACGGCTCGGACATGGTCCTCGGGAAGATCGTCGGGCATGACCGCAGGGCGCCGGTCTCGATGTTCCGCGAGAGCGCCGACCGGGTGCCGCTCGGGGAGAGCTCGGTCTACAACAGCCTGAGCTGCTTCAAGCTGTTCCGCCGGGAGATGCTGGAGCGCCACGCCATCCGCTTCGACGAGACGTTGCTGGTGGGGGAGGACGTGGTCTTCACCGCCCACGCCTACTGCCACGCGAGGGTGATCTCGGTGGTCGCCGACTACGACTGCTACCACCTGGTCGCCCGGCCCGACGGCAGCAGCATCATGCAGCGGCCCGGCAGTCGCGACCCGGTCTCCTGGCTGCGGATGATCAGGCGGCCGATCGAGCTGGTCGTCGCCCACGTGCGCCCCGGCGCCCTCCGCGACCACCTGCTCCGCCGCCACTTCCGGCTGGACGCCTTCGGCAGCCTCGGCAGGCCCTTCCTGGAGGCGGGGGAGGTCCAGCGCAAGGAGATCGTCGCCGAGGTGGCCGACATGTGCGACCGGTGGCTGACCGACGGCGTCCGCGACCGGCTCCCGCCCATCGACCGCAGCCGCATCGCCGCCCTCCAGGACATCGACCGCCTGGTACGGCTGGCGCACATCGAGTCGGCCGCGGTCCGCCGGGAGCTCACCGAGCTGCGCTGGGACGGGCGGGGCCGGCTGGCGATCTCCGGCCGGGTCGGGCTGAGCGCGCTGGGGCAGGGCGACCGCCCGGAGCTCGTCGTCGGCGGCCTGGCCCTGGTGCTGCGGATGCGGCGCGACGGCGCCGAGCCGGCCGCCGACCTGGTGGTCCCGGTCAGCGGCGGCTGCGACGGGTTCACCGGTCTCGTCGACGTCGGGGAGCTGCCCCCGGGTGTCTGGGACGTCCACGTGACCGTCGAGTGCGAGGGGATCACCCGGCTCGCGCGGCTCGGCGCCGGCCGGGACGGGCGGATCGCCCAGCCGGTGCCCCGCCTGGTCGGCGGCGTCATCGCCCTGCCCTACTTCACCCGGCCGCACGGCAACCTCAGCCTCGACGTCGGAGGGCACGTGATGAGCGTGCCGGCCAGCGTGCGGCTGACCCGGACCCGCTGGTCGCTCGGCCACCGGCTGATGCTCGACGGGGAGGTCACCGTCGGCACGGGCACGCCGGGGGCGCACGCCGTACGCCGCCTGGTGTGGCGGGAGCGGTGGTCGGGGCGGGAGCGGCACGAGCGGGTCGCGGCCGGGGCGGGGGGCGTGTTCGCCGCCCGGCAGGCGGCGGGCCGGCTGGGGCCGGGCACCTGGGACGCCTACCTGGAGCTGGACCTGGGAGGCCCACCCGCCCGGTTCCGGATCGAGGCGGAGGCGGAGGCGATCGTGCCGCCGCGCACGTGGTGGCGGGGGTTGGTGCGGCGGAGCGTGCGGCCGTACGCCACGGCGGGCAAGGGGCGGCTCAGCGCGGTGGTCCGCACGTCCACGCCCCGCACGTTCATGGAGCGGATGGTGCGTTAA
- a CDS encoding leucine-rich repeat domain-containing protein: MLNEPSGPTEPNELTELTEPTELNAPGAGLTALPAPAGDPASLRRVDLAWNELTELPPWVGRLPRLEHLQLDGNRLRDLPDLRGLTALRDLHLDGNALTRLPESVPELTGLRTLFLYGNAIGELPEAIGRLRNLRHLAVGGNGLTSVPAALWRLTGLRSLNLAENSITEVPEAIGGLTELRMLDLGHNALTRVPEAIGDLHGLTDYLYLSDNRFTTVPASLGRLTRLTYLNLTDNRLTVLPAALGGLTALRELRLYGNRLRELPETIGRLRELRELHLMNNALTGLPASIGDLSRLRQLDLRNNAITSLPGSLAGLRSLTHLDLRNNRLRELPDGLADLPALEKLDLRWNKLDGDPEVLHRLSGRGCAVLR; this comes from the coding sequence GTGCTGAACGAGCCGAGCGGGCCGACCGAGCCGAACGAGCTGACCGAGCTGACCGAGCCGACCGAGCTGAACGCCCCGGGCGCCGGGCTCACCGCGCTCCCGGCGCCCGCCGGCGACCCGGCCTCGCTGCGCCGTGTCGACCTGGCCTGGAACGAGCTGACCGAACTGCCCCCGTGGGTCGGGCGACTGCCCCGGCTGGAGCACCTCCAGTTGGACGGCAACCGGCTGCGCGACCTCCCCGACCTCCGCGGCCTCACCGCCCTGCGCGACCTCCACCTCGACGGCAACGCGCTGACCCGCCTCCCGGAGAGCGTCCCCGAACTGACCGGGCTGCGGACGCTCTTCCTGTACGGCAACGCGATCGGCGAGCTGCCCGAGGCCATCGGCCGGCTCCGGAACCTGCGGCACCTGGCCGTCGGCGGCAACGGCCTGACCTCCGTGCCCGCCGCCCTGTGGCGGCTGACCGGCCTGCGCTCCCTGAACCTCGCGGAGAACTCCATCACCGAGGTGCCGGAGGCGATCGGCGGGCTGACCGAGCTGCGCATGCTGGACCTGGGGCACAACGCGCTGACCCGGGTCCCGGAGGCGATCGGCGACCTCCACGGCCTCACCGACTATCTCTACCTGAGCGACAACCGCTTCACCACGGTCCCGGCGTCCCTGGGCAGGCTCACCCGGCTGACCTACCTGAACCTGACCGACAACCGCCTCACCGTCCTGCCCGCCGCCCTCGGCGGCCTCACCGCCCTGCGGGAGCTGCGGCTCTACGGCAACCGGCTGCGCGAGCTCCCCGAGACCATCGGCCGCCTCCGCGAGCTGCGCGAGCTCCACCTGATGAACAACGCCCTCACCGGCCTGCCCGCCTCGATCGGCGACCTGTCGCGGCTCAGGCAGCTCGACCTCAGGAACAACGCGATCACCTCCCTGCCCGGCTCCCTCGCCGGGCTGCGCAGCCTCACCCACCTGGACCTGCGCAACAACCGGCTCCGCGAGCTCCCCGACGGCCTCGCCGACCTGCCCGCGCTGGAGAAGCTCGACCTCCGCTGGAACAAGCTCGACGGCGACCCGGAGGTCCTGCACCGCCTGAGCGGGCGCGGCTGCGCCGTACTCCGCTGA
- a CDS encoding DUF3995 domain-containing protein, protein MTASQVDGTTAARSRRAAWAGYGAAAWGFLFALPSFYWALGGTAGATTTISPSLVRLVQDGVTWFIVVLWVTGALKVVGGVLGLALVRRWGTGMSRLLQFAAWGAGVLLLWHGGLFVVQGLLLQLDGTGIAPELLPVIRWYTYLWGPWFMAGGLLFVLAARVQRRGLADRRGTAVAGAAGGVGALGLSVALTVMGIG, encoded by the coding sequence ATGACGGCTTCACAGGTCGACGGGACGACGGCGGCGCGGTCGCGCCGCGCGGCATGGGCGGGGTACGGCGCGGCGGCGTGGGGGTTCCTGTTCGCCCTGCCCAGCTTCTACTGGGCGCTGGGGGGCACCGCCGGCGCCACCACGACGATCTCCCCCTCGCTGGTCAGACTGGTGCAGGACGGGGTCACCTGGTTCATCGTGGTCCTGTGGGTCACCGGCGCGCTCAAGGTCGTCGGCGGGGTGCTGGGGCTCGCCCTGGTGCGCCGCTGGGGCACGGGCATGAGCCGGCTCCTGCAGTTCGCCGCCTGGGGCGCCGGGGTGCTGCTGCTGTGGCACGGCGGGCTGTTCGTCGTGCAGGGGCTGCTCCTGCAGCTCGACGGCACCGGGATCGCGCCGGAGCTCCTGCCGGTGATCCGCTGGTACACCTACCTGTGGGGGCCGTGGTTCATGGCCGGCGGCCTCCTGTTCGTCCTGGCCGCCCGCGTTCAGCGGCGCGGTCTGGCCGACCGGCGCGGCACGGCGGTCGCCGGCGCGGCCGGCGGGGTCGGCGCGCTGGGCCTGTCGGTGGCGCTGACGGTCATGGGCATCGGATGA
- a CDS encoding flavoprotein yields MSPTGKVLYVIVCAAGPAAGVGRLVTMAQEEGWAVQIVATPQALDFVDAGALEAQTGRPVRSRYRKPGEPKPPRPDAVIVAPATYNTINKSAQGIADTYALGLLSEATGLGIPVVVLPCLNSALAARLPFRHSVERLRAEGVRVLLGPGEFEPHGPDSGDDRTDTYPWGLALAELNRLARPSGRGAPSPEPESASAGQGAVRGSGRS; encoded by the coding sequence GTGAGCCCTACCGGCAAGGTCCTCTACGTAATCGTGTGCGCCGCGGGCCCCGCCGCCGGGGTCGGCCGTCTCGTCACGATGGCCCAGGAGGAAGGCTGGGCCGTCCAGATCGTCGCCACCCCGCAGGCACTGGACTTCGTCGACGCCGGCGCGCTGGAGGCGCAGACCGGCCGCCCCGTACGGAGCAGATACCGCAAGCCGGGCGAACCCAAGCCGCCGCGGCCCGACGCCGTCATCGTCGCCCCCGCGACCTACAACACCATCAACAAGAGCGCCCAGGGCATCGCCGACACCTACGCCCTCGGCCTCCTCTCCGAGGCCACGGGGCTGGGCATCCCCGTCGTGGTGCTGCCGTGCCTCAACAGCGCGCTCGCCGCCCGCCTCCCGTTCCGGCACAGCGTCGAGAGGCTGCGGGCCGAGGGCGTGCGGGTGCTTCTGGGCCCTGGGGAGTTCGAGCCGCACGGCCCCGACTCGGGGGACGATCGCACCGACACCTATCCGTGGGGGCTCGCCCTCGCCGAGCTGAACCGGCTCGCCCGTCCCTCCGGCCGGGGAGCGCCGTCGCCGGAGCCGGAGAGCGCGTCCGCGGGCCAGGGAGCTGTCCGCGGGTCAGGGAGGTCGTAG
- a CDS encoding acyltransferase family protein, translating into MAAQPVRAVQRMTRRVRRLAERTPPQRERHVDLLRAVAITAVVVGHWLVIYVARDGTGFQGGNILEVAPWTRPLTWLFQVMPLFFLVGGFANAASFVSHLGRGGNATGWVLGRTARLLRPTTIFLGGLTVAAVTAGLLGAAPALIGAAVWLAGIPLWFLVAYLAVMVLTPPMYALHRRAGLAVPIVLAVLVGVGDLARLVLKVPYVGQANYLLGWLAVHQLGFAWQDGRLPSRRSVALPMAAAGAVILVLLTVVGPYPVSMVGFGEKIENTSPPTLALLALAVTQTGIALWTRDPGNRWLRRPGPWTVVVAVNMVIMTLFLWHMTAVVIGVLVLHATAVMPEATPGSAFWLLLRVPWLTCLALILALLVAVFGRFERRTGPRADPVGAVRGVWPAALTIAGVGAVLAGLLSLALAGLDYHGVTGLPVRVLAAYFGGVAVLRAVRRRYARPARE; encoded by the coding sequence ATGGCAGCGCAGCCTGTCCGGGCCGTTCAGCGGATGACGCGGCGGGTGCGGCGGCTGGCCGAGCGGACGCCGCCGCAGCGGGAGCGCCATGTCGACCTGCTGCGCGCCGTCGCGATCACGGCGGTCGTCGTCGGGCACTGGCTGGTGATCTACGTGGCCCGCGACGGCACGGGCTTCCAGGGCGGGAACATCCTTGAGGTCGCCCCGTGGACCCGTCCGCTGACCTGGCTGTTCCAGGTGATGCCCCTGTTCTTCCTGGTCGGCGGCTTCGCGAACGCCGCGTCCTTCGTCTCCCACCTCGGGCGGGGCGGCAACGCCACGGGCTGGGTGCTGGGCCGGACCGCCCGGCTGCTGCGCCCGACGACGATTTTCCTGGGTGGGCTGACGGTGGCGGCCGTGACGGCCGGGCTCCTGGGGGCCGCGCCCGCCCTGATCGGCGCGGCGGTCTGGCTGGCCGGGATCCCGCTGTGGTTCCTGGTCGCCTACCTCGCCGTGATGGTCCTCACCCCGCCGATGTACGCCCTGCACCGGCGGGCGGGTCTGGCCGTACCGATCGTCCTGGCGGTCCTGGTCGGCGTGGGCGACCTGGCCCGTCTGGTGCTGAAGGTCCCCTATGTGGGTCAGGCGAACTACCTGCTCGGCTGGCTGGCCGTGCACCAGCTCGGCTTCGCCTGGCAGGACGGGCGCCTGCCGTCCCGGCGGAGCGTGGCTCTGCCGATGGCGGCGGCCGGGGCCGTCATCCTCGTGCTCCTCACGGTGGTCGGCCCCTATCCGGTCAGCATGGTGGGGTTCGGGGAGAAGATAGAGAACACCTCTCCGCCCACGCTGGCCCTCCTTGCCCTGGCCGTCACCCAGACGGGAATCGCCCTGTGGACGCGGGACCCGGGGAACCGGTGGCTGCGGCGGCCGGGCCCGTGGACCGTCGTGGTGGCGGTCAACATGGTGATCATGACGCTTTTCCTCTGGCACATGACCGCCGTGGTGATCGGCGTCCTGGTGCTCCACGCGACGGCGGTGATGCCCGAGGCCACGCCCGGGTCGGCGTTCTGGCTGCTGCTGCGCGTCCCCTGGCTTACCTGCCTGGCGCTGATCCTCGCCCTTCTCGTCGCGGTGTTCGGGCGGTTCGAGCGGCGTACGGGGCCCCGGGCCGATCCCGTGGGCGCGGTGAGGGGCGTGTGGCCCGCCGCGCTGACGATCGCCGGGGTCGGCGCCGTGCTCGCCGGGCTGCTGTCCCTGGCCCTCGCCGGCCTGGACTACCACGGGGTGACGGGCCTGCCCGTGCGGGTGCTGGCCGCCTACTTCGGCGGTGTCGCCGTCCTGAGGGCCGTCCGCCGGCGGTACGCGCGTCCGGCGCGGGAGTGA
- a CDS encoding class I SAM-dependent methyltransferase, which translates to MLRVFTDADVAALYDVLNPWNAERPDSAFFDDLVMSAQAVLDVGCGTGSMLHQAREMGHAGRLVGLDPDRAALERARRRADVEWVEGVAADAAWDREFELATMASNAFQCFVTDEEMRSSLVAIRAALREGGRFVFETRHPQARAWEGWNPGNATEVVDGSGRRLRVSHTVESVAGGVVSLTETTSEADGEVLWVDRANLRFLDVPELRGFLDEAGFVVEEQFGDWTRGPVTDSSRVIIMIARRA; encoded by the coding sequence ATGCTGCGGGTGTTTACCGATGCCGATGTCGCGGCGCTTTATGACGTGCTCAATCCGTGGAACGCCGAACGGCCGGACTCCGCCTTCTTCGACGACCTGGTGATGTCCGCGCAGGCCGTACTGGATGTGGGATGCGGCACGGGGAGCATGCTGCACCAGGCCCGGGAGATGGGTCACGCCGGGCGGCTGGTGGGACTGGACCCGGACCGGGCGGCGCTGGAGCGGGCCCGGCGGCGGGCCGACGTCGAATGGGTCGAAGGGGTCGCGGCGGACGCGGCCTGGGACCGGGAGTTCGAGCTGGCGACCATGGCCAGCAACGCCTTCCAGTGCTTCGTGACCGATGAGGAGATGCGCTCGTCCCTGGTCGCGATCCGGGCGGCCTTGCGGGAGGGCGGGCGGTTCGTGTTCGAGACGCGCCATCCGCAGGCGAGGGCCTGGGAGGGGTGGAACCCCGGCAACGCCACCGAGGTGGTGGACGGGTCGGGGCGCAGGCTCCGGGTGTCGCACACCGTCGAGTCGGTGGCCGGGGGCGTCGTGTCCCTGACCGAGACGACCAGCGAGGCGGACGGCGAGGTGCTCTGGGTCGATCGGGCAAACCTGCGCTTCCTGGACGTGCCCGAACTGCGCGGGTTCCTGGACGAGGCCGGGTTCGTGGTCGAGGAGCAGTTCGGGGACTGGACGCGCGGGCCGGTCACGGACAGCAGCCGGGTGATCATCATGATCGCCCGGCGGGCCTGA